One Engystomops pustulosus chromosome 7, aEngPut4.maternal, whole genome shotgun sequence DNA window includes the following coding sequences:
- the CHRM1 gene encoding muscarinic acetylcholine receptor M1, with product MLALHQNAWQESVTDRLPIMNNSTIDPLTPNATENPYRDPFGGHAVWEVALIALTTGILSLITVVGNILVLLAFKVNSDLKTVNNYFILSLACADVVIGLVSMNLYTTYIIMGRWALGNISCDLWLALDYVTSNASVMNLLIISFDRYFSITRPLTYRAKRTPKRAAIMIGLAWIISFILWAPAILCWQYIVGERTVEHDACYIQFLSQPIITFGTAIAAFYLPVSIMIILYWRIYRETENRSRELAGLQGSETENIVRPLGSVRSGSSSGIGESVRLSRPQLAVPRGRRPCCFPGKLAASPSIRNYPQHRSNGSWNTIEDAASADSLSSSSDGDEHPYEMKSICSAVIRLPMVSTVVATPTPSHGSNDTLGRGELENEANGGKREVSRKSSRSLATALPSTVIKAKVEKTRHAKRKSNSLIKEKKAARTLSAILLAFILTWTPYNIMVLVSTFCKDCIPKTLWELGYWLCYVNSTVNPMCYALCNRSFRRTFKMLLLCRWDKRKWRTHRHPATFFRTPSQ from the coding sequence ATGCTAGCCCTGCATCAGAATGCTTGGCAAGAATCGGTGACCGACCGGCTTCCAATCATGAACAATTCTACCATTGACCCGTTGACCCCTAATGCTACAGAGAATCCGTACCGCGACCCGTTTGGCGGCCATGCTGTGTGGGAGGTGGCGCTTATTGCCCTCACAACAGGAATCCTTTCTTTAATCACTGTAGTTGGAAATATTCTGGTTCTCTTGGCCTTCAAAGTCAACAGTGACCTGAAGACGGTCAACAACTACTTCATCCTCAGCTTAGCCTGTGCCGATGTCGTCATTGGGTTGGTGTCCATGAACTTGTACACAACGTACATTATCATGGGCCGCTGGGCACTTGGTAATATTTCCTGTGACCTGTGGTTGGCGCTAGATTATGTCACCAGTAACGCTTCTGTCATGAATCTGCTGATCATAAGCTTTGACCGATATTTTTCAATTACTCGACCATTGACCTACAGGGCTAAGAGGACACCTAAAAGAGCAGCTATTATGATTGGACTGGCGTGGATTATATCATTTATATTATGGGCCCCCGCTATATTGTGCTGGCAGTATATCGTTGGTGAAAGGACTGTAGAACACGACGCCTGCTACATCCAGTTTTTGTCACAACCGATAATCACTTTTGGCACTGCCATTGCTGCCTTTTACTTGCCGGTAAGCATCATGATTATTCTATACTGGAGGATTTACCGAGAAACGGAGAACAGAAGTCGGGAACTGGCTGGGTTGCAAGGATCGGAGACGGAAAACATTGTGCGCCCCTTGGGGAGTGTGAGAAGTGGGAGCAGCAGCGGTATTGGGGAATCGGTGAGGCTGTCCAGGCCACAACTAGCAGTGCCAAGGGGCAGGAGACCATGCTGTTTTCCGGGTAAACTGGCCGCCAGCCCTTCGATAAGAAACTATCCTCAACACCGAAGTAATGGGAGCTGGAATACTATTGAAGATGCCGCTTCGGCAGACTCGCTCTCCTCTTCTTCCGATGGAGATGAACATCCGTATGAGATGAAAAGCATCTGCTCGGCCGTCATACGACTACCGATGGTCAGCACTGTAGTCGCAACTCCAACTCCCTCTCATGGGTCCAATGACACCCTTGGGCGGGGGGAATTAGAGAACGAAGCCAATGGAGGAAAGCGGGAGGTTTCTAGGAAATCTTCCCGATCCCTGGCCACAGCTCTGCCATCAACAGTCATCAAAGCTAAAGTGGAGAAAACACGTCATGCAAAGAGGAAAAGCAACTCACTGATCAAGGAAAAGAAAGCGGCACGGACATTAAGTGCTATATTGCTCGCCTTTATCTTGACATGGACTCCATACAATATCATGGTGCTAGTGTCAACCTTCTGTAAAGACTGCATCCCAAAAACATTGTGGGAGCTGGGCTACTGGTTGTGCTACGTCAACAGTACTGTCAACCCCATGTGTTATGCCCTCTGCAACCGCTCCTTCAGGCGCACATTCAAAATGCTTCTACTTTGCCGTTGGGACAAGCGGAAATGGAGGACGCATAGGCACCCAGCAACTTTCTTCAGGACCCCATCACAGTGA